The region TATAGGTTGAGGGTTGGTCCTTACTTGTATAGGTCGGGGGTTGGTCCTTGCTCGTATAGATTGGGGTTGGTCCTTACTCGTATAGGTTGGGGGTTGTTCCTTATTTGTATAGGTCGGGGGTTGGTCCTTGCTCGTATAGGTTTGGGGTTGTTCCTTATTCGTAAAGGGCGGGGGTTGGTCCTTGCTCGTATTGGTTGAGGGTTGGTCCATACTTGTATATGTCGGCGGTTGGGCCTTACTGGTTTAGGTCGGGGGTTGGTCCTTATTTGTATAGGTTGAGGATTAGTCCTTACTCGTATTGGTTTGGGGTTGGGCCTTACTGGTTTAGGTCGGGGGTTGGTCCTTATTCGTATAGGTTGAGGGTTAGTCCTTACTTGTTTTGGTTTGGGGTTGGTCCTTACTCGTTTAGGTCGGGGGTTTGTCCTTACTCGTAAAGGTTGGCGTTGGTCCTTACTTTTATAAGTTGGGGTTGGTCCTTACTCGTACAGGTCGGGGTTGGTCCTTACTCGTATATGTCGGGGGTTGTTCCTTAGTCGTACAGGTCGGTGTTGGTCCTGACTCGTATAGGTCGGGGGTTTGTCCTTACTCTTAAAGGTTGGGGTTGGTCCTTACTTTTATAGGTCAGGGTTGGTCCTTACTCGTATAAGTCGGGGGTTGTTCCTTAGTCGTACAGGTCGGGGGTTGGTCCTTACTCATATAGGTCAGGGGTTGGTCCTTGCTTGTATAGGTTGGGGGTTGGTCCTTGCTCGTATAGATCGGGGTTGGTCCTTACTCGTATAGGTTGGGGGTTGTTCCTTATTCGTATAGGTCGGGGGTTGGTCCTTGCTCGTATAGGTTGGGGGTTGTTCCTTATTTGTATAGGTCGGGGGTTGTTCCTTATTTGTATAGGTCGGGGTTGGTCTTTGCTCGTATTGGTTGAGGGTTGGTCCATACTCATAGAGGTCAGGGGTTGGGCCTTACTGGTTTAGGTCGGGGGTTGGTCCTTATTCGTATAGGTCGAGGGTTAGTCCTTACTCGTATTGGTTTGGGGTTGGTCCTTACTCGTTTAGGTTGGGGTTTGTCCTTACTCGTAAAGGTTGGCGTTGGTCCTTACTTTTATAGGTCGGGGTTGGTCCTCACTGGTTTAGGTTGGGGGTTGGTCCTTGCTCGTATAGATCGGGGTTGGTCCTTACTTGTATAGGTCGGGGGTTGGTCCTTGCTTGTATAGGTTGGGGGTTGGTCCTTGCTCGTATAGATCGGGGTTGGTCCTTACTCGTATAGGTTGGGGGTTGTTCCTTATTCGTATAGGTCGGGGGTTGGTCCTTGCTCGTATAGGTTGGGGGTTGTTCCTTATTCGTATAGGTCGGGGGTTGGTCCTTGCTCGTATTGGTTGAGGGTTGGTCCCTACTCGTATAGGTTGGCGGTTGGGCCTTACTGGTTTAGGTTGGGGGTTGGTCCTTATTCGTATAGGTCGAGGGATAGTCCTTACTCGTATTGGTTTGGGGTTGGTCCTTACTTGTTTAGGTCGGGGGTTTGCCCTTACTCGTAAAGGTTGGCGTTGGTCCTTACTTTTATAGGTCGGGGCTGGTCCTTACTCGTACAGGTCGGGGTTGGTCCTTACTCGTATATGTCGGGGATTGGTCCTTGCTCGTATTGGTTTGGGGTTGGTCCTTACTCGTTTAGGTCGGGGGTTTGTCCTTACTCGTAAAGGTTGGCGTTGGTCCTTACTTTTATAGGTCGGGGTTGGTCCTTACTCGTACAGGTCGGGGTTGGTCCTTACTCGTATAGGTCGGGGGTTTATTCTTACTTGTATAGGTCGGGGGTCGGTCTTTACTCGTAAAGGTTTGGGGTTGGTCCTTGCTTGTATATGTTGGGGTTTGTCCTTACTCGTAAAGGTTGGGGTTGGTCCTTACTTTTATAGGTCGGGGTTGGTCCTTACTCGTACAGGTCGGGGTTGGTCCTTACTTGTATATGATAGGGGTTGTTCCTTAGGCATACAGGTCGGGGGTTGGTCCTTACTCATTTAGGTCAGGGGTTTGTCCTTAC is a window of Gouania willdenowi chromosome 13, fGouWil2.1, whole genome shotgun sequence DNA encoding:
- the LOC114474005 gene encoding pollen-specific leucine-rich repeat extensin-like protein 1, producing the protein MSKDQPPTCTTKEKPPTYTSKDQPRPIKVRTNPNLYETNPQPKPVRPNRQPIRVGTNPQPIRARTNPRPIRIRNNPQPIRARTNPRPIRIRNNPQPIRVRTNPDLYEQGPTPNLYKQGPTPDLYKTNPRPKPVRPNRRHIQVWTNPQPIRARTNPRPLRIRNNPKPIRARTNPRPIQIRNNPQPIRVRTNPNLYEQGPTPDLYKTNPRPIRVRTNPRPIRVRTNTRPIRASTNPRPIRVRTNPRPIRVKTNTRPIRVRTNPRPIRVRTNPRPIRVRINPDL